CATGCGACCGGCGAGAACGCACTCGTCGGGCAGCCCGGCGCGCTGCGCGACGGCGAGCGCCCGCGATCGCTCGGGCTCGCTGCCCGTGAAGACGACGCGGCGACCGTCGGCCGCGAGCGCTTCGGCAACCCGGGCGAATCGGTCGACCGGCCAGCGTCGGGAGCCGTAGAACGCGCCGACGTGCACGACGGCGGCACGAGCCACGGGCGGCACAACGAGCGGGCGCAGGATCGCGACGTCGTCGGGGTCGCCCGGCATTCCGAACGCTTCGACGAGACGCACCCAGCGGTAGCGCTCGAGCGCGCCGTCGATCCACGCGGGACCGTCTTCGCCATGCGCGACGACCGACCGCGCGCGGAGCCCGTCGATGAAGCGTCGGCTCTCGGCGCCGTTTCCGTGCATGTTTATCGCGATGTCGATTCGGCCCGGCTCGATTCCGCTCGCGTCGTCAAGCCCTGGGGTGGCATGCAGAGCGTCCACTCCCCCGACGAGATCCACGATCGGCCGAAGCCACGACGGCATCGCGAGCACGAGCCGGTGCTCGGGTTTCGCGCGTCGCACCGCGTGGATCGCGGGAACGGCGACGAGCAGATCTCCGAGCTTCAGGGCACGCAGCACGAGCAGTTCGGGAACATCGGGATCACGTCGATTCACATCACTCACTCTCACAGAGGCTCAGCCCTCGCGCCAGCCGAACCAGAGAAGTACCTGAGAAGAAGTGCCGCACACGGTGAAGCGGGTTTGTCTTCTGCTCGAGTCGGGAAAGAAGCAGTCATGACGTCAACCACTCACCCGCACGCCGTGCTGTTCGACCGCGACGACACACTCATCGAGAATGTGCCGTACAACGGCGACCCGGCTGCCGTCGTGCCCATGCCGCACGCGCGCGCCGCCCTCGACCGGCTCCGTGAGGCTGGCGTCAAGGTCGGCATCGTGACCAATCAGTCCGGCGTCGCGCGCGGCATCATCACCGCGGACCAGATGACCGCGGTGAATCGTCGTGTCGAGGATCTCCTCGGCCCGTTCGATGTCGTGCTCGCGTGCGTGCACGGCCCCGATGACGCTTGCTCGTGCCGCAAACCGCTTCCCGGTCTGATCACCTCGGCGGCGGCTCAGCTGAACGTCGCACCCGAGCAGGTCGCCGTCATCGGCGATATCGGAAGCGATATGGATGCCGCGGCAGCGGCCGCCGCTCGGGGCATTCTCGTGCCGACCGACGTGACTCTTCCGGGCGAGATCGAGGCGGCACCCGAGGTCGCCGCCGATCTCGTCGACGCGGTAGCGCGGCTCCTACCCGAGAGGGAGGTCAGCTGATGCGCACTCTCGTTGCCCGTCTCGACAGCGTCGGCGATGTTCTGCTGTCTGGCGCTGCCGTGCGCGCGATCGCGGCCGGCTCAGACGAGGTCTGGATGCTGTGCGGCCCTCAGGGCGCGCCGGCGGCCGAGATGCTTCCCGGCGTGGATCACGTCGTCACCTGGTCTGCACCGTGGATCGTCGCCCCCGCTCCCGATTTCACGCGGGAGAGCGCGCGCGAGCTGCTGAGCATCGTCGAGCGCATCTCTCCGGATGCTGCGGTGATCCTCACGTCGTTTCACCAGTCACCGCTGCCGCTTGCCGCGCTTCTGCGGCTCGCCGGGGTGCCACGCATCACGGGGACATCGATCGACTATGCGGGCTCCCTTCTCGACGTGCGGCTGAAGCCGGGCGAGGACTTTC
This DNA window, taken from Paramicrobacterium agarici, encodes the following:
- a CDS encoding D-glycero-alpha-D-manno-heptose-1,7-bisphosphate 7-phosphatase; its protein translation is MTSTTHPHAVLFDRDDTLIENVPYNGDPAAVVPMPHARAALDRLREAGVKVGIVTNQSGVARGIITADQMTAVNRRVEDLLGPFDVVLACVHGPDDACSCRKPLPGLITSAAAQLNVAPEQVAVIGDIGSDMDAAAAAAARGILVPTDVTLPGEIEAAPEVAADLVDAVARLLPEREVS
- a CDS encoding glycosyltransferase family 9 protein, with product MNRRDPDVPELLVLRALKLGDLLVAVPAIHAVRRAKPEHRLVLAMPSWLRPIVDLVGGVDALHATPGLDDASGIEPGRIDIAINMHGNGAESRRFIDGLRARSVVAHGEDGPAWIDGALERYRWVRLVEAFGMPGDPDDVAILRPLVVPPVARAAVVHVGAFYGSRRWPVDRFARVAEALAADGRRVVFTGSEPERSRALAVAQRAGLPDECVLAGRMSLEQFAAQIADAELVVSADTGAAHLASAYGIPSVILFGPAPPDEWGPPPGPHIVLTDASQRRGETFSDEPDPALLAVSVPDVLAAIADLPHRAS